TCCGGACGGCAGCGCGCTACGTCCCGTGAACCTGTGGCGAAATATTTCGTGGCCTATTTGGCCGGCGCCTCCACGCCCCCCGCGCCGGCGCCCGGCGTACCGGGGACGGACGGGGCCGGCGTGGTGACGAAGCCGATACGCCCCAGGCCGGAACGGCGGGCGGCCGCCATCACCTTGGCCAAGGTTTCGTAACGGGTATCCAGATCGGCCCGGATGCGCAGTTCGGGCTGCGGCTGGCTCCCGGCAGCCGCGGCAAAGCGGTCCGGCAGCTCGGCTTCCAGCACCGGCTTGTCATCCCAGAACAGCTGGCCGTGTGCGTCGATCGCCAAGTCGATGGTCTTGGGCTCTTCCTTGACCGGCTCCGCGCTGACCTGCGGCATATTGATCCGGATCGAATGAGCCATCAGGGGCGCGGTGATGATGAAAATGACCAGGAGCACCAACATGACGTCGATCAGAGGCACCATGTTGATT
Above is a genomic segment from Bordetella genomosp. 11 containing:
- a CDS encoding ExbD/TolR family protein; this encodes MAFGGFDNKGSGGHAMSEINMVPLIDVMLVLLVIFIITAPLMAHSIRINMPQVSAEPVKEEPKTIDLAIDAHGQLFWDDKPVLEAELPDRFAAAAGSQPQPELRIRADLDTRYETLAKVMAAARRSGLGRIGFVTTPAPSVPGTPGAGAGGVEAPAK